The DNA sequence GTTCGGTCTATAACTTCCCACAGATTCCCTACGATCTTCACGAGAACGACTTTGCCAGTTGGTCGTGGACCGACCTCCCGGCTCAGCGCCAGCGCGATGCCACACTAACACCACCGTTTGGTCTCGGACCGCGGCTTGCGCTCGGTTCGCTACGCGGTCCCTTACGGCGACTCGCGGTACGAATGCCTGGAGTTGGCACTACACTGCACGGGGTTAAACAATGGCTAGAACGACGATGGGCAGAGCGGAAGACGGCTCTTTCTCTGGAAGATCAATATCAGGCCGATGCGCAAGTCCGCGCGCACGCCTACACCGGCTATAAACACGTCCCCGCATGTGCGCAGTGTGACGTGCGGGCTGTATGCGATGGTTTCTACAGTGACTATGCAAAGTTCTTCGGCTCGGATGAAGCCCAACCAGTCAAGCTCGGCGCGCGAGTGGCTAATCCTCAGTACTTCTCTCAACACCAGCTCAAAAAGATTCATCCCCTCGATCAGACCTGGCTAGAAGCGCGCGAGCAAACCATTGGCTCTGTGGCTGCAGTAGAGTGATAAGGAGGATAAAGTATGCATCTCGATACAATTCTCACCGTGAGTGCTTTCAAAGATGTTGCCCAACTGGCACGGACAGTTGAAGACATGGGCTTCGACGCATTGTGGAGCCTCGAAAATCGCCACGAACCGTTTATGCCGTTGGCAGTCGCTGCGAGTGTCACTGACAAATTGTACCTTGGGACTTCGATTGCATTGGCCTTTGTTCGCAGTCCCATGAACCTGGCGTATACCGCGTGGGATTTACAAGCCGGATCGAACGGACGCTTTATCTTGGGATTGGGCACGCAAGTCAAAGGTCACAATGAGCGTCGTTACAACGTCAAATGGGAATCTCCCGGACCAAAGCTGCGAGAGTTGGTGCAAGCACTACGAGCCATTTGGGACTGTTGGCAGAACGGTACAAAATTGGATTTCAATGGCAAATTCTACTCCTTTACGTTAATGCCGCCAGCGTTTAGTCCCGGTAAGATCGCGCATCCGCATGTTCCGATCTATGTCGCTGGGGTGAATCCGTACATGTGCCGTTTGGCTGGTGAACTGGCTGATGGGTTTCATGTCCATCCGTTTCATTCGACGACCTATCTACGCAATGCCGTTCTGCCTCAGATCGGAGAGGGCGCGCGAAAAGCGGGGCGGAGCCGTACGGATGTCGTCGTTACCAGTTCAGTCTTTGCCATCATGGGTGAGAGCAAGAAAGAAATTGACGAAGCACGCGAAGAAGCACGCCGCCAGATTGCTTTTTATGCATCAACGCGCACGTACAAACCGGTCTTGGATGCCCACGGGTGGGGCGACGTCTGTCTGCGGCTGCACGAAAAAACTGTGAAAGGTGATTGGGCTGGAATGCCGCAAGAGATTAGTGATGCAATGATGGCTGAATATACAATCACCGGTTCTCCCCAAGAAATGCCCAAGCTCATCAACGAGCGCTATAACGGCCTGTTAGATCGCGTTGCCTTCTATTATCCGTACCACCCTGGACAAGACGAAAAGCGTTGGCGGAAGATTGTTGAAACATTTCGCTCTTAAAAAGGTCCTTTCGTCAGATTCCGCCCTGGCTGTTGCAACAGAGGCGGTACTTGGTACCGCTTTGGGCTTTGCGCCCATTCAATTGCCATTCGAGTATACTCTGAATCGGTGCTGCCACGTCATGAATTCCTGTAACCGTGAGAAACTTCCCTGCTGCTCAATAACGTTAGCGTGATCAGGGTAGTAATAAATAATCCAAACACGTCTTGGCTTTGCCTGAAGAGAGGCCGTGATGTTGTGAAGCACTTTTGTCAAAACTGTTTCATCGAAGGGGTTGAACAAAAAGAAGACGTTCTCATCTGGGTTGATCGCATAATCAATGACGTCACCCTCGACAATGCGATAGGTTGTAGGAAAGCCTTTTTTCGTCTTATACTGGGCACAGTTCTTCTTGGCGATCTCGTAGAGTTCGTGCGCGAATTCTATCCCTCGGACTTCTCGAATGCCGACTTCTGACGCTGCCATCAGCACTCTTCCTTTCCCGCAGCCAAAGTCGACAAGGACACTATCAGGCGGAATCTGTGACTTGAGCGCACTGAACAGTTGCCGCAAGGCGACCATCCTTGTCGGTTGGTAGTTCTGTCCTCTTGTTTTGTTCGTGCTACTGATTGTTAACTCAGACAATCGTGCCCATCGACACGTATCGAGTCCGTATCTGATATCAAATAAATGATCTACCAGTGCCGTGTGCAGTTTGAAGGCGTTTGTGATGAACCTCGTGCGCATGAGTGAATTGCTAATGTTTTGTAACGTACCCATAATGATGAGCTATTCTCTTCTCCCGTCTATCGTTTTGCCCCCTCGGTTGTATGGCAGCGTCCTACTTTAACTCAAATACATCTTTATTATGCTCTCCTAACTGTGGGGCGGTCTTGTCCAACGTAGCGCGCCTGCCATCGAAAGACATTGGTAAATGGGCAAGCATCGTATCAATCCCTGCCTGCTGGCGGAAAAACTCAAGTGCAGCGGTTTGTGGCTGTCCTAAGACTTCAGGTAACGTGAGAATCGGTGCACACGGGACTCCTGCTGCTTCGAGTATATCAATCCATTGCTCCTTGGTTTTCTCTTGGAAGGCCTTGCGAATTTCTGGCAAGAGATACTCTTTGTGAGCTAAGCGGTCAGCATTCGTACGAAATTGTGGGTCATTGGCCCATTCCTTCCGGCCTAATGCGTGAGCAAGTTTGGCAAAAAGCCGATCGTTGGCGACGCCAATGATAAGGGGACCGTTCTTGGTCTCAAAAGCGCCAAACGCGACTTGTCGCGGACTACCGGTCGGGTGCCGCTCGGGAACTTGTCCTGTGACTGCATGTTGCGCGTACGAATTACAAATCCAGAAGAGGCAGGTCTCAAAGAGTGAGGTATTGATGACACAACCGCGACCGGTCTGACCACGACGATGGAGTGCAGCCAGGGCCGCAATCGTCGTCCACATGCCAGTGCCAATATCCGCGATTGGCGCAGGGGTGCGCAGTGGTGGCCCACCTTCTTCGCCAGTCAGGCTCATCGGTCCCGCGAACGCCTGCAGAAGAATTTCGTAGCCAGGTTTCAACTGCAGCGGACCGGTATGACCAAAAGCAGAGATCGAGCAGTAGATCAGGCGTGGATTCTTTTCGAGGAGCACGGCGGGACCAAGGCCGACCTCTTCCGCATTTCCTGGGCGCAGATTCTGAATGAAGATGTCACTCTTTGCTATCAGCGCATACAACTGTTCCATGTCAGCAGTCTGTTTGAAGTCAACAGTGACCGAGCGCTTGTTACGATTGACTAGATGAAATGTCGGCGACGCATCTTGTATGAATGGCGGACCCCAGCCACGAGCGTCATCACCACCTTCGGGACGTTCGATCTTGACGACCTCGGCACCCAGACCGGCGAGGATCTCTCCTGCCATCGGGCCTGCTAGATTCAACCCGACCTCAACGACTGTGACTCCTGACAGCAGCATCTTTTCCCCCTTTTTTCTTTGCCCTATCGGTTTGCCTTCGACTGCAAAGGGCGTTACAACTGACACTGACTGCTTCTTCAATATCTCTACTGCAATGAAGGATTCTCACTGGGTTTAGCGTATGGAACCTACTTCAACAATCCAGACGATAAAGTTGTTTCTTGTTGCCTTGACTGGGCTCTCGAAAGACGCCTTGCATGTGCACGTTGGCTTGGGGACGATGCTTGGTGCGGCGATGGTCTTTCGCCGGGCGGTTCGCTCTTTCCTCCCCTGGCTTATGGTGTTGCTCGCAGCCGTCTGTGGGGAGATGCTTGATATGTATGACGACATCATTGGCTCTCCAGGGTATTGGCAGTGGGAAATGAGCGTGCATGACATTGCCAATACCCTCTTTTGGCCGACGATTTTGCTGCTGCTGGCACGCAGTGGCGTGTGGTCTCGGATGATGCAAAACCGGCGTGTGTAGCCTGATACTGAGGCTGCTACCTTTACTATTTCTGCTCTTGCAATTCAAAGAAAAGGTCTTTGCCCGGATTTTGCAACCCAGGGTGTTCGCCGAGACGGATTACCTGGGCAGTGATTTTTCCAGGAGCTAAGTCCAAGATTCCGACTGTTCCGAGGCGTGTGGACCATAAGTGCGGGTGCGTTGGGCTGCCAGAATTAATCTGCAACACGTTATCGCGATAGTCGAGCCGCTCAAAGTGCGTGTGGCCAGTAATGATGATGTCAGCATGCTCACCTTTGAAGTGATATTGGATCAGCTCTTCGATCGGGCGCTCTTCGGGCTCCATGTCGTGGATCATCGCTACACGCCAGCCTTCGAGATCGAGCCAGTGAATATCCTTGACGCGCGGATCATCCCAGCCGCTATCGTTATTGCCGCGGGCAGCTAAGGTTGGCGCAATATCTTGTAGCCAGTCGAGGACACGCGGAGTGACAATATCTCCGCCATGAAGAATGAGGTCTACGCCAGTGAAGGCTGTTCGTACTTCATCCCAAAGGTCACGAATAGTGCTGGGAAGATGGGTATCTGTTAACAGGCCAATGCGCATGTATTTATTGTCCTTTAGATCAGTGTTCAGTTGGATATAAGCTGCCCACGATCCTTATCTGCCCTCACTGGACTTGATATTCCCTCTCCCTGGCAGGGAGAGGGTTAGGGTGAGGGTCGAGAGCTGGGCTCAGGGTAATAACAAACTACTTTAGTTGAGTCCGTAACACTCCAACACATTCGTCCCCAGAATCTTCGCCCGTGAATCCTCAGGCAGAAGACTCACAAGCTGTTCAAGGTTGGGAATGTATTTGGGCGGATGGTCAGCATGGGGGAAATCGCTGGCCCAGAAGAAGCGATCATCGCCGACAAAGGGAATGACTCCAGCGAGCGAGCGTTCATCTGGATCACCGGAAACCCAACATTGCCGCTTGAAGTAGAAGCTTGGCTTTTCTTTGAGTGGAACACTCTTGCCGATCGGCGATTCGTACACTGCATCCATCCGGTCCAGCCAATAGCCGACCCAGCCTGCGCCGATTTCTAAGATTACCACGCGGAGCTCAGGAAACTTATCAAACACGCCATACTGAAAGAGCGAAGTGAAACCTTCACGAATGACATTGCCAAGCGCGACGTTCTGAAAGAAGGCCGTATCCCGGCCAGTCATGCGGCCAAAACGGGTAGGAGAGGCCCAATGCGGCTCAAACGAGGGGTGTAGTCCAAACGGCAACCCCAGCTCTTGGGCTGCGGCAAAGATACGATGATGGTCTGGATGGCCATGGATTTTCCGACTCCAAATGAACGGCGCAGAGTAGAAACCTTTCACTCCATCTTTGGCAGTACGACGGAGTTCTTGTTCAGCGAGTTCAGGAATGCCAAACGGAATGTGAGCAATCGGCAGCAGGCGACCATTGGAGTCCGAACAGAAGTCGACAATCCAACGATTGTAGGCACGTGCGTATGCCATCGCCAGTTCGAGATCTTCGCATTCTGGTTCCCACAGCAGACCCAGGGTAGGGTAGAGGAAGACGCGATCAATATTCTCAATGTCGAGACGTTTGATGCGTTCCTTAGGGTCCATCGAGCCGCAGGAGGCATTATCGACATACCCAGAGCCGGTTGGCGTGCGCTCGTACTTGATGCCTGCAAGTTGGTCCATCACTCCAAGTGAAGACGGGGCTCCATTGCGCGTCATCTTGGCTGGTTGGCCGTCGACTTCGAGGTACTCCAATCCACGTTCATCTTTGCGGATGCGCACTGCACGGTCGCGGTATTGGGGTTCGAGGTATTTTTCCCACAGGTCCGGGGCTTCGAGAATATGGCCATCGGCATCAACGACGCCGGAATACGATAAACGTGGCAGATCAGCGGGAGTCATAGTTGTGT is a window from the Deltaproteobacteria bacterium genome containing:
- a CDS encoding amidohydrolase; translated protein: MRANIRILYRQNNLLDSCEPIACSSTIRPTSRKRNTTMTPADLPRLSYSGVVDADGHILEAPDLWEKYLEPQYRDRAVRIRKDERGLEYLEVDGQPAKMTRNGAPSSLGVMDQLAGIKYERTPTGSGYVDNASCGSMDPKERIKRLDIENIDRVFLYPTLGLLWEPECEDLELAMAYARAYNRWIVDFCSDSNGRLLPIAHIPFGIPELAEQELRRTAKDGVKGFYSAPFIWSRKIHGHPDHHRIFAAAQELGLPFGLHPSFEPHWASPTRFGRMTGRDTAFFQNVALGNVIREGFTSLFQYGVFDKFPELRVVILEIGAGWVGYWLDRMDAVYESPIGKSVPLKEKPSFYFKRQCWVSGDPDERSLAGVIPFVGDDRFFWASDFPHADHPPKYIPNLEQLVSLLPEDSRAKILGTNVLECYGLN
- a CDS encoding class I SAM-dependent methyltransferase; the protein is MGTLQNISNSLMRTRFITNAFKLHTALVDHLFDIRYGLDTCRWARLSELTISSTNKTRGQNYQPTRMVALRQLFSALKSQIPPDSVLVDFGCGKGRVLMAASEVGIREVRGIEFAHELYEIAKKNCAQYKTKKGFPTTYRIVEGDVIDYAINPDENVFFLFNPFDETVLTKVLHNITASLQAKPRRVWIIYYYPDHANVIEQQGSFSRLQEFMTWQHRFRVYSNGN
- a CDS encoding CoA transferase, with the translated sequence MLLSGVTVVEVGLNLAGPMAGEILAGLGAEVVKIERPEGGDDARGWGPPFIQDASPTFHLVNRNKRSVTVDFKQTADMEQLYALIAKSDIFIQNLRPGNAEEVGLGPAVLLEKNPRLIYCSISAFGHTGPLQLKPGYEILLQAFAGPMSLTGEEGGPPLRTPAPIADIGTGMWTTIAALAALHRRGQTGRGCVINTSLFETCLFWICNSYAQHAVTGQVPERHPTGSPRQVAFGAFETKNGPLIIGVANDRLFAKLAHALGRKEWANDPQFRTNADRLAHKEYLLPEIRKAFQEKTKEQWIDILEAAGVPCAPILTLPEVLGQPQTAALEFFRQQAGIDTMLAHLPMSFDGRRATLDKTAPQLGEHNKDVFELK
- a CDS encoding metallophosphoesterase family protein encodes the protein MRIGLLTDTHLPSTIRDLWDEVRTAFTGVDLILHGGDIVTPRVLDWLQDIAPTLAARGNNDSGWDDPRVKDIHWLDLEGWRVAMIHDMEPEERPIEELIQYHFKGEHADIIITGHTHFERLDYRDNVLQINSGSPTHPHLWSTRLGTVGILDLAPGKITAQVIRLGEHPGLQNPGKDLFFELQEQK
- a CDS encoding TIGR03617 family F420-dependent LLM class oxidoreductase, which gives rise to MHLDTILTVSAFKDVAQLARTVEDMGFDALWSLENRHEPFMPLAVAASVTDKLYLGTSIALAFVRSPMNLAYTAWDLQAGSNGRFILGLGTQVKGHNERRYNVKWESPGPKLRELVQALRAIWDCWQNGTKLDFNGKFYSFTLMPPAFSPGKIAHPHVPIYVAGVNPYMCRLAGELADGFHVHPFHSTTYLRNAVLPQIGEGARKAGRSRTDVVVTSSVFAIMGESKKEIDEAREEARRQIAFYASTRTYKPVLDAHGWGDVCLRLHEKTVKGDWAGMPQEISDAMMAEYTITGSPQEMPKLINERYNGLLDRVAFYYPYHPGQDEKRWRKIVETFRS